The stretch of DNA tattttatgatttttgatacCCTTTGAGAActgttaaagaatcaatttttttaaatcttttattatgaaaagattttatattcatattttatgactgttaatttattatttggtttaattcttgttgtgggatgaactgacccttACACAAACATTTAGGTACCAATGATCTCAAAGTGTCGTATAATAATGTTTGCTTGGTAGATGcgcgtgggaaaatgagacttttacttaataaaattgtACATAAAaaatggagtataaatactttataagataactataaaatattttatagatctcattaaaaaTGAGCTATTTTCATTGTTAAAGATACTATACAATATTCACTTGGAGTAAATTAAACAATTGCTGAAACAAAAAATGTGGGATATATAGCcattaagtattttttattcttcatcCAACTTAGAGTTATGTGCTACACTTAGAGAGGTATATGTTACACTATTTGACTATATGTGTCTAAAGATGAGGTGAGACAGATAATATAATTGtcatcatataatattttataacttatCCATTATATCACTTATCCATAactttatgttaaaaaattctaacaTCGTTAAgcttttttttcataaaaaataaaaaataaattagaaattagaaattaaaaattaaaaatcttgaTTAGTTTTTGAAAGAGGCCAAAATTGAGAATTCCTTTtcacattttatttctccctcTTCATATCTTCACCTCTTTTCTCTCCCTCTTCTCACGACCTTCTCACCatcaagagaaaaaaaatcaaacgtCACTCCAAATGtgtttgtagtgaaaaataattatatattaatgaaaagTTTAgatatacacataaaaatatatcaacaccCGCAATGCGTGGGTCACAATctagttttaaaattaatctcaaataaaaaaacaacaaacaacatacacacaacaatcaagtaaaataatcagtATAGCTAGGGCATACAACAAGGGGGACATGGATAGAATAGAATCATCCCAAAATTTCATTCGTACACACATTCATAACGAAAATTACAATCCTATATTCAAATAGTTCAACTATTATTATAGTTCATCTTTTCAATTTGATTTATGAGATTGagagaatgaaaaaaatgaaaaagaggtgaaatgaagataaaaaaataagctGAAAGTAAAAAACGTAGTGCTgaaatgaagataaaaaaaaaaaagtcaagcTGAAATGAGTGAGGGATAGGGAAAAAAGGAGTGAGGGATaggaaaaataaagataaaaaatttaattttacaaaaaaagcaAATGTAGCGTCGGGCACACCAACGCTAAAAGggtgactaaaataaaaaaaataaataaggatCTTCCATATTTTACTTAGCGCCGGCTATGCCGACGCTAATGATTAAtgaaaacacacaaaaaaaattgGTGCCCTAGCGCGCGCTTGACAAACGCTAACTAGCGTCAGTGTTAGGCACTActagaaaattgcattttagcTGTCATATTTAGTATCGGCCCCCGACTCCGACGTTAACTAGCGTCGGTACAACCGACACTAAggtaacaaattttatttttcaattttattaacaattagcgTTGGAGTGACCGACGCTAAGTAAAATAAGACAGTcactagtttatttatttaattttttattttttatattaatatgtagCGTTAGAGGGGCCGACGTtacgtttatgattttttaaaattaaattttttaatattatttgtaaaatcaGATTGAGCCCTCAGATCAGATTGTAAAATTAAGAACTGAGCCCTTATCTCACACTTCGTCATCATCACTATGAACCCTACATTTTGAACCCATCACCAATTCTCAATCGTCTCAACGCCGTGAATATCGCCGCCGCATCAACGGTTCCATCACGTCACCCACTCGGTACCCTAGCTATCCAACATGTCCCCCTCTCGAACCTGTGACTGTCTCGAACCCGTCACCGTCACTCTCAGTGTCGTGTTTAGTGTCGCCGTCTCGCGCTCGTTTGTGGTCCATTCTCAATGTAAGTTTTGTCGTCTCACTCTCAGTGTAGCCGTTTTGGTTTTATGGCATTTCAATTGTGTATTTGTTTGGTCAAATCAATTTGTATTCTTCTCCCTGGCATTGCACAAcaagaaacataaaaataagaacCAACCtaaacaaatgaatttaatttagatGATTTTGTGTTGTAAGTGACAACTTTAACAATACAAAGAAAACTAAAACTAATCTAGGGACTCCTTCAGTGGTCATAAGTAGGTAAAATTACCCAACTACTTGATCCATTGCATATCTGATTCTTTCTAACAGTTGTTATCACATAAGTAAATAGCAACttataattaataaacataTCTAGATGTCCTTCTATTTAAATTGCTCctgatttaatttgattatacttTGTTTTCAATCTAATGATCTAACTAATTATTTAGTTGCATTGTTATGCAGTGCCATGTGTTAGGTTCTTACTGAAGTATTGTAGTACTCTCATACTACAAAAGAACTTATCTTAATGTGATATGGTGTATCAGAATACTCTGATTAAACCCACTTCTAACCTTTGACCTCTAACCCCTGTTCTGtttgaatattaataattttacccTAGATTTTTGGCTTTTAAGTTGTCGATGCCATGATATAAATTGGAAATTTTGTTACTGTTTGAATATTAACCTCTGTTATGTTGGAATTTATTCTATATGACTCAAATATATTGGATAAAATTGTTAGACGTGAATTGAAAAAGGAGTATGTTAGTGGTGTTAAAGATTTTGTGAAGATGGCTTTGAAACAACCGATTTGTATATCTAAGGGAGGGATAAGGTGTCTGTGTATAAAATGCAAGTGTATGAAGATATCTGCAGCAACTACTGTTAGACTTCACTTGTACCGGGATGTATTTCAACCAGATTATTGGATTTGGACTAAACACGGAGAAGTGAAGCCAATGGTTGAAATAAAGGGTGGTTCGACTAGTAGTTCGATTGTGCATCATGACGACCAATTTAATGCAATGGATGAAATGATGTTTGATGCTTTTAGGCCTTATCGAGATGTCCTTGATGTGAACACTAACATGGGAAATGAGACATTTGCTGAGGATGAGTTGCATAACGAAGATGCAAAACGGTTTTATGACAAGTTGATATCCACCAACAAGCCCATCTACGAGGGGGCTACCCAATCAATGTTATCAATATGTGCTCAACTTCTGGCAATTAGGTCTAATTGGCATGTTCCACAAAAAGGTATAgattttgttacaaaaattctTCAAAGTGTATGTCCAGTGCCACCATGCTTGCTCGATAAATATTACCAAACAACACAATTGGTATCAAAGGTAGGGTTGAAGGTTGAGAAAATTGACTGTTGTAAGAAAGGATGTATGTTATATTACAAGGATGATAACAAGTTATCTGATTGCAAAATTTGTCATTCTCCTAAGTTCATTCCTCGTAGGACTGGTATGGGAAAATACAAATATGTTCCAAAGATGTTCCAACAAAAAGAATGTTTTATTTCCCTATCATTCCTAGATTACAAAGATTGTATGCATCAACAGAGTCTGTAGCTGAAATGAGATGGCATCACGAGAATAAAAAGAGTTCAAACGTCATTCACCATCCGTTTGATGGAAAAGCATGGAAACATTTTGACGATGTATATCCTGACTTTGCTAGTGATCCTAGAAATTTAAGGTTGGGTCTATGTTCAGATGGATTTACTCCTTATATTCAAGCGTCTGCTTCTCCATACTCATGTTGGCCAGTTATACTCACTCCATACAATCTTCCCCCTGAAATGTGCATGACCAAACCATACTTATTTTTTACTTGTCACATACCTAGACCTTCTAATCCCAaacaaaatatagatttctaCTTGCAACCATTGATTGATGATTTGCAACGATTGTGCTCCAACGGAATTTTGACCTATTAGGAAGATAGATTCATATTCccatacataaaaattatagatCCACAAAACAAAACTTCATCATGAAATCATGCTTGATGTggacaattaatgattttcccgCCTATGTTATGTTATTCGGATGGGGAACACAAGGTAAGTTGGCATGTCCTCATTGTATGGAAGACACAAAAGCTTTCACTTTGAAATATGGCGGTAAGAATTCTTGGTTTGATTGTCATTGTCGATTCTTGCCAGCTAATCACTCTTTCAGAAGAAGTAAAAtaagttttacaaaaaatagGGATGAGAAAGACGGTCAACCTTACATTTACACAGGGCAAGATGTACCAGAGGTGGTGAGTAATTTTCCAAATGTGACTGAAATTGGTTGGAAAAAGAAATTGAACGGGTATGGAGTGGATCATAATTggaataaacaaaatatttttttgggaTCTTCCATATTGGAAGAATAACTTGTTAAGGCACCACATCGATGTGATGCACATAGAGAAAAATGTCTTCGATAATATATTTAACACTGTTATGAATATTAAAGGTAAAACAAAGGATAATAAAAAGGCGAGAAAAGACTTGTCTTTATTATGGTTTCGCGGGGACTTGGAGATGCAAGTCTTATCTAACGGAAAGATGGGTAAACCAAAGACAAATTACACTTTGACATCATTAGATGCCAAGTTTGTTTGTAAATGGTATAGGAATTGAGAATGCCTTATGGCTATGCTTCAAACCTTGCT from Cicer arietinum cultivar CDC Frontier isolate Library 1 chromosome 3, Cicar.CDCFrontier_v2.0, whole genome shotgun sequence encodes:
- the LOC140919774 gene encoding uncharacterized protein; translation: MSPSRTCDCLEPVTVTLSVVFSVAVSRSFVVHSQLPCVRFLLKRELKKEYVSGVKDFVKMALKQPICISKGGIRCLCIKCKCMKISAATTVRLHLYRDVFQPDYWIWTKHGEVKPMVEIKGGSTSSSIVHHDDQFNAMDEMMFDAFRPYRDVLDVNTNMGNETFAEDELHNEDAKRFYDKLISTNKPIYEGATQSMLSICAQLLAIRSNWHVPQKGIDFVTKILQSVCPVPPCLLDKYYQTTQLVSKVGLKVEKIDCCKKGCMLYYKDDNKLSDCKICHSPKFIPRRTESVAEMRWHHENKKSSNVIHHPFDGKAWKHFDDVYPDFASDPRNLRLGLCSDGFTPYIQASASPYSCKTKDNKKARKDLSLLWFRGDLEMQVLSNGKMGKPKTNYTLTSLDAKCADVEKGTIHGMKSHDCHVFMECLLPIAFHSLPEFVWKPLTELSRFFKDLCCNTLRLDDLVKLNDNIPIIICKLEKIFPPGFFDSMEHLPIHLANEAMLGGPVHYRWMYPFERCMGVSKRAVTNKARVEGSICCQPQI